The genome window CAACGGGCAGTGGCCGTGAAGATGGTAAGGATTCCGGAGCAGGATGAGGAGAAGCGAGCGACTCTCGAGAAGCAATTCAATTCTGAAGTTGCCTTCCTTTCGCGGCTTTATCATCCAAATATAGTGCAGGTTTGTTCCCAATCATATTGTTCTCATGAAAAattatctcatatttattcttcaCAATCATGTCATATAAAGTGCGAGGAATACGCTTAGGACATCGATTAAGTACGACACTTTTTTGTTTTACATTTatgagaattatatatatatatatatatatatatatatatatatatatatatatatatatatatatatatatatatatatatatatatatatatatatatatatatatatatatatatatatatcatctgtGGTGATTTTGAGCATGCGGTTCTTGTTCATGTAGTTTATAGCAGCCTGCAAGAAGCCTCCCGTGTACTGCATCATCACAGAGTACATGTCTCAGGGAACTCTAAGGATGTACCTCCACAAAAAGGAGCCCTACTCGCTGTCGACCGAGACGATCCTGCGATTAGCCCTCGACATCTCTCGAGGGATGCGGTATCTCCATTCGCAGGGTGTGATCCACAGAGACCTCAAGTCTCATAATCTGCTCCTCAACGACGAGATGCGAGTCAAGGTCGCAGACTTTGGCACCTCCTGCCTGGAGACGCAGTGCCGGGAATCCAAGGGAAACATGGGGACCTATCGTTGGATGGCGCCGGAGATGATCAAGGAGAAGCCGTATACTAGGAAGGTGGACGTGTACAGCTTCGGCATCGTGCTGTGGGAGCTCACCACTGCTCTCGTTCCTTACCAAGGAATGACGCCGGTGCAGGCTGCCTATGCCGCTTCAGAGAAGGTAGATGCTTCGATCTGCATGAAATTCTCTTCATCTTCCACATCAGTAGGATCTCTTACTGTCTGAGGCTCACTGTGATGGCTTCATCTCCCTCAGAACTTGCGGCCACCGCTGTCGACGACCTGTTCACCTGTGCTCAACAATCTCATAAAGAGTTGCTGGTCTGCAAACCCGGCAAAGCGACCAGATTTTAGCTATATCGTGTCGGTGTTGGAGAAGTTTGATGAATGCCTTCAGGAAGGCCTTCCTGTTCTTGTGCAGCAGGAACTGAGAATTGGGAACTCGCTTCTCAAACTCTTCAAGGGCTGCATTGCACCAGCTTCGTCCATACCAGTGCAAGCCTGACAGTCAAGTCGAAGAAGcataaagctctctctctctctctctctctcttacttatGACATCAGTGAGCGATGGGTATTGTAATCCAGCAATGATGAATCATTTGAGCATTTTATTGCTTTAACCAATCTAGAAATCGATTAAAAATCAAGATAGCAAATGCTGAGATCTGAAACATTTTTTTGTTATCTGTAAGTGTAAGATAGTGTTCTGTATCATCTGAAATAGTTCACATGAGGAGCTATTCATGGCTTTAGAATTTATCATATCTTATTTGTTGCATGCTGTTTTTGTTGGGACGAAGGAGCaacaaaatgataaaaatagaatattatgatgtaattaa of Musa acuminata AAA Group cultivar baxijiao chromosome BXJ1-7, Cavendish_Baxijiao_AAA, whole genome shotgun sequence contains these proteins:
- the LOC103974325 gene encoding serine/threonine/tyrosine-protein kinase HT1 isoform X2; protein product: MAFCFPALRLGKKNRASSITLPSSPPAPPPFSSSSFPSSSRWPKWNHLSSEMEIMERKRWDSLESWSMLLDPGNAENSEANAGGEREEWMADLSQLFIGNKFASGSNSRIYRGIYKQRAVAVKMVRIPEQDEEKRATLEKQFNSEVAFLSRLYHPNIVQGTLRMYLHKKEPYSLSTETILRLALDISRGMRYLHSQGVIHRDLKSHNLLLNDEMRVKVADFGTSCLETQCRESKGNMGTYRWMAPEMIKEKPYTRKVDVYSFGIVLWELTTALVPYQGMTPVQAAYAASEKNLRPPLSTTCSPVLNNLIKSCWSANPAKRPDFSYIVSVLEKFDECLQEGLPVLVQQELRIGNSLLKLFKGCIAPASSIPVQA
- the LOC103974325 gene encoding serine/threonine/tyrosine-protein kinase HT1 isoform X1, whose product is MAFCFPALRLGKKNRASSITLPSSPPAPPPFSSSSFPSSSRWPKWNHLSSEMEIMERKRWDSLESWSMLLDPGNAENSEANAGGEREEWMADLSQLFIGNKFASGSNSRIYRGIYKQRAVAVKMVRIPEQDEEKRATLEKQFNSEVAFLSRLYHPNIVQFIAACKKPPVYCIITEYMSQGTLRMYLHKKEPYSLSTETILRLALDISRGMRYLHSQGVIHRDLKSHNLLLNDEMRVKVADFGTSCLETQCRESKGNMGTYRWMAPEMIKEKPYTRKVDVYSFGIVLWELTTALVPYQGMTPVQAAYAASEKNLRPPLSTTCSPVLNNLIKSCWSANPAKRPDFSYIVSVLEKFDECLQEGLPVLVQQELRIGNSLLKLFKGCIAPASSIPVQA